One segment of Oncorhynchus clarkii lewisi isolate Uvic-CL-2024 unplaced genomic scaffold, UVic_Ocla_1.0 unplaced_contig_8883_pilon_pilon, whole genome shotgun sequence DNA contains the following:
- the LOC139397344 gene encoding uncharacterized protein, whose amino-acid sequence MSNTFTLSNTLSNTLSNTLSSTLSNTLSSTLSNTLSNTLTLSNTLSNTLSNTLSSTLSNTLSSTLSNTLSSTLSSTLSNTLSSTLSNTLSADVLR is encoded by the exons ATGTCTAATACATT TACACTGTCAAATACACTGTCAAATACACTGTCTAATACACTCTCTAGTACACTGTCAAATACACTGTCTAGTACACTGTCAAATACACTGTCAAATACACT TACACTGTCAAATACACTATCAAATACACTGTCTAATACACTGTCTAGTACACTGTCAAATACACTGTCTAGTACACTGTCAAATACACTGTCTAGTACACTCTCTAGTACATTGTCAAATACACTGTCTAGTACACTGTCAAATACACTGTCGGCTGATGTTCTCCGTTag